One region of Paenibacillus polymyxa M1 genomic DNA includes:
- a CDS encoding TerC family protein has product MRTIDMSVLQFFWLLLNVIFIDLLLAGDNAIVIGLAARKLPPATQKKAILYGTGGALLIRIAATIVVLWLLQVPWLLLIGGVMLVWIAYKLLVDQEDHAEVKAGTTLWGAIRTIIVADAAMGLDNVIAVAGAAQQHLLLVVLGLLISVPIVVWGSTLFIKLINKFPWIIYLGSAVLGYTASNMITEERKLAPYFTEHPALRILFIATVMAGILLTGYLQNRRAVSRREKAV; this is encoded by the coding sequence ATGAGAACGATTGACATGTCCGTACTTCAGTTCTTTTGGCTACTGCTTAATGTGATATTTATTGACCTTCTGCTCGCAGGAGATAATGCGATTGTAATTGGGCTTGCCGCCAGAAAGCTGCCTCCTGCAACGCAAAAAAAAGCGATACTATACGGCACCGGGGGTGCCCTGCTCATCCGCATAGCAGCCACTATTGTAGTCCTCTGGTTACTTCAAGTACCGTGGTTGTTACTCATCGGGGGTGTGATGCTAGTCTGGATCGCGTATAAGTTGCTCGTGGACCAAGAGGATCATGCCGAAGTTAAAGCAGGAACAACTCTATGGGGGGCTATCCGCACCATTATTGTCGCCGATGCAGCAATGGGTCTGGACAACGTTATTGCTGTTGCTGGCGCGGCCCAGCAGCATTTGCTACTTGTAGTGCTGGGCCTGTTAATCAGTGTGCCGATCGTTGTATGGGGAAGCACTCTTTTTATCAAGCTGATCAATAAATTCCCCTGGATTATCTATTTAGGATCGGCGGTGCTTGGTTATACGGCCTCTAATATGATCACTGAAGAACGTAAGCTGGCACCATACTTTACGGAGCATCCGGCGCTGCGTATCTTGTTTATTGCCACCGTTATGGCTGGCATTTTGCTCACAGGATATCTTCAAAATCGCAGAGCAGTATCCCGTCGAGAAAAAGCTGTCTAA
- a CDS encoding flavin reductase family protein: protein MRKLIADSVIHAYPGMVAVVTSRYEGVNNVMASGWHTYIGSSPGMYGISLRKETYSYGLIKKSGGFGVQFLPAHRSEWIQAVGTFSGRDIDKFQQFGIAYEDGISVDVPILLEAYLAYECKVVDIHTYGDHDWIVGEIQQTYRDDELFLDEDVPNFSKLSIPLYVGRSAYYVADDSLQRKVHPFYLNK from the coding sequence ATGCGAAAGTTGATAGCCGATTCTGTGATTCATGCCTATCCAGGGATGGTTGCAGTTGTTACTTCCCGCTATGAGGGAGTAAATAATGTCATGGCCTCAGGCTGGCATACATATATCGGATCATCACCGGGCATGTATGGCATTTCATTGAGGAAGGAAACGTATTCTTACGGACTGATTAAGAAAAGTGGAGGCTTTGGTGTTCAGTTTTTGCCTGCGCACAGATCGGAATGGATTCAGGCTGTAGGTACCTTTAGTGGTAGAGATATAGATAAATTTCAGCAGTTTGGGATTGCATATGAGGACGGAATTTCAGTGGATGTGCCTATATTGCTGGAAGCTTATCTCGCTTATGAGTGTAAAGTAGTAGATATTCATACCTATGGAGATCATGATTGGATCGTCGGTGAAATACAGCAGACCTACCGGGATGATGAACTATTCCTCGATGAGGACGTTCCTAATTTTAGTAAGCTTTCAATTCCGTTATACGTGGGAAGGTCCGCTTATTACGTGGCAGATGATTCATTACAGAGAAAGGTACATCCGTTTTATTTGAACAAGTAA
- the thiI gene encoding tRNA uracil 4-sulfurtransferase ThiI: MHYDMLLLRFGEFTLKGKNRARFEKAVLKHVKLLLKPFPGASLRKEFGRIYVVLGGEPYEQIIQVLQKVFGITTISPVKMAPVELDAIIETAVALMHELNVDEGTTFKVNARRVWKEFPHSSQELNHLIGSPILRTFQALKVDVRQPDIELRVEVREQAAYIFSDVIMAVGGFPLGTNGKAMLLLSGGIDSPVAGWSSMRRGLEIECVHFYSYPFTSERAKEKVIDLAKVLAGYAGRIKIHLVPFTEVQTAFTRTGQDNLIITLMRRSMLRIATMLAEREGALALVTGDSLGQVASQTLSSMNVIGRSTELPLLRPLVMMDKQEITEIAKQIGTYDLSILPYEDCCTLFVPKSPTTNPNLWVVQKIEASIRDLNALIDQAVATTETVVLEAGGAVEGRKEEVIQEDWF; this comes from the coding sequence ATGCACTATGATATGCTTTTACTTCGCTTCGGCGAATTTACATTAAAAGGGAAGAATCGCGCTCGTTTTGAGAAGGCTGTACTAAAACACGTAAAGCTGCTGCTTAAGCCTTTTCCAGGTGCTTCGTTGCGCAAGGAATTTGGACGGATTTATGTAGTTCTCGGAGGAGAGCCTTATGAACAGATCATTCAAGTGTTGCAAAAGGTGTTTGGCATCACGACGATTAGTCCTGTCAAAATGGCTCCTGTTGAGCTGGATGCTATCATTGAGACGGCTGTAGCTTTAATGCATGAGCTGAACGTAGACGAGGGAACGACATTCAAGGTAAATGCCCGCAGGGTGTGGAAGGAATTCCCCCATTCTTCACAAGAGTTGAATCATTTAATTGGTTCTCCTATTTTGCGGACGTTTCAGGCATTGAAGGTCGACGTGCGTCAACCTGATATTGAGCTACGTGTAGAGGTAAGAGAGCAGGCGGCATATATTTTTAGTGATGTTATTATGGCTGTAGGGGGCTTTCCGTTAGGAACCAACGGCAAAGCTATGCTGCTGCTGTCCGGTGGAATTGACAGTCCGGTAGCAGGATGGTCATCCATGCGTAGAGGCTTGGAAATCGAATGTGTACATTTTTATAGCTATCCGTTTACAAGTGAGCGTGCGAAAGAAAAGGTTATTGATTTGGCAAAAGTATTAGCAGGCTATGCAGGCCGAATCAAAATCCACCTCGTACCGTTTACAGAGGTGCAGACGGCTTTTACACGCACTGGGCAGGATAATTTAATTATCACGCTAATGAGACGGTCCATGCTGCGAATTGCAACGATGCTGGCAGAGCGTGAAGGAGCGCTGGCACTCGTGACGGGCGACAGTCTGGGTCAAGTTGCTAGTCAAACGCTATCCAGCATGAATGTGATTGGTCGCTCAACGGAACTCCCCTTGCTGCGACCTCTCGTTATGATGGATAAGCAGGAGATTACAGAAATCGCTAAGCAAATTGGCACCTACGATTTATCCATTCTCCCGTATGAGGATTGTTGTACATTATTTGTTCCCAAATCTCCCACGACCAATCCGAATTTGTGGGTAGTTCAGAAGATTGAAGCTTCTATTCGGGATTTAAATGCTTTGATCGATCAGGCTGTAGCTACAACGGAGACGGTTGTCCTTGAGGCAGGTGGAGCTGTAGAGGGGCGTAAAGAGGAAGTTATACAGGAAGATTGGTTTTAA
- a CDS encoding PLP-dependent aminotransferase family protein — protein MEYKFSGMARTQGSSMVRDILKLTQGTDVLSLAGGLPADAFFPVEAVAKAYERVFRLGGTTALQYGLTEGYIPLRERLAAIMSSQGISVTRDNILMTTGSQQTIDLVSRVLLDPQDTVLVESPTYLAALQVFNSYGANIVSVNTDANGMQLDDLEAKIKQHQPKFVYVIPTFSNPAGSVWSMERRTGVVELCRKYGTLIFEDDPYGRLKFDENLNFPSLFSIDQQLGGDGHVMYTSTFSKTVAPGVRSGWLVADQAIVVKTANAKQSADLHSSSIDQRALNELLDFFDLEGHIRTVSAEYHTRMLRLTSLMRERQWEGITWNDALGGMFMWVTLPEGFRSDQLLQLAIQEGVAFVPGQVFYADLSGSNHMRINFTHTDPALLPKAVDRLDRALKLYMEKNVVKSVR, from the coding sequence TTGGAATACAAATTTTCGGGTATGGCTCGTACTCAGGGCTCGTCCATGGTAAGGGACATTTTGAAGCTGACACAGGGAACAGATGTTTTATCTCTCGCAGGTGGCCTTCCGGCCGATGCCTTCTTTCCCGTCGAAGCGGTTGCTAAAGCCTATGAGCGGGTATTCCGCCTCGGCGGTACTACCGCACTTCAATACGGCCTAACCGAGGGATACATTCCTCTACGGGAACGTCTGGCAGCAATCATGTCATCCCAAGGCATCTCCGTCACCAGAGATAACATCCTCATGACAACAGGCTCGCAGCAGACCATTGATCTAGTTTCACGTGTGTTGCTTGATCCGCAGGATACAGTATTGGTGGAGTCCCCTACTTATTTGGCAGCTCTTCAGGTATTCAATTCCTATGGCGCTAACATTGTAAGTGTAAATACAGACGCTAACGGTATGCAATTAGATGATCTTGAGGCCAAGATCAAACAGCATCAGCCAAAATTCGTGTATGTCATCCCTACCTTCTCCAACCCAGCAGGAAGTGTATGGAGTATGGAACGCAGAACAGGCGTTGTTGAGCTATGCCGTAAATACGGAACTTTGATTTTTGAAGACGATCCTTACGGACGGCTCAAATTTGATGAAAACCTTAACTTCCCATCCCTATTTTCTATTGATCAACAGCTAGGTGGCGATGGTCATGTAATGTACACTTCTACATTCTCTAAAACTGTCGCTCCAGGTGTTCGCTCTGGATGGTTGGTAGCCGATCAAGCCATCGTCGTTAAGACCGCAAATGCCAAACAATCTGCCGATCTGCACTCCAGCAGTATTGACCAGCGTGCTTTGAATGAGCTGTTGGACTTCTTTGATTTGGAGGGACATATACGTACCGTGTCCGCTGAGTATCACACTCGGATGTTGCGTCTTACATCGTTAATGAGAGAACGTCAATGGGAAGGAATCACTTGGAATGATGCACTTGGTGGCATGTTTATGTGGGTTACCTTACCTGAAGGCTTCCGTTCTGATCAGTTGCTGCAACTCGCGATTCAGGAAGGGGTCGCATTTGTCCCTGGACAAGTCTTCTATGCTGACTTAAGCGGCAGCAACCATATGCGAATCAACTTCACGCATACCGATCCTGCCTTGCTTCCAAAAGCAGTTGACCGATTGGATCGGGCACTGAAGCTGTATATGGAGAAAAATGTGGTAAAAAGCGTACGTTAA
- a CDS encoding cysteine desulfurase family protein — protein sequence MKYFDYAATTPPFEEVITTVAEVMRRHYGNPSSMHRYGENADKLIKRSREVCAAALGVSPAEIVFTSGATESNNLAVKGAALQYQTRGKHIVTVSTEHPSVYEACKQLTNLGFEVTFLPVDEGGHVSAEQVCAAVRKDTILVSIMHVNNETGRVQPLRDIGVALKKRFPRVLFHIDGVQGFGKLPVDLRGWQADLYSLSAHKLRGPKGAGLLFVREGVELFPLLSGGSQEQGVRAGTENVPLLVGMSKAVRLAGERQAETARRMIEWRERVAAEVKTIPQLRLNSGKEAPHIVHFSYPGMKAEVLLHTLEQLGVAVSTKSACSSKLAEPSRVLLAMGRNEAEAAGGIRISFGDEHTEQDIDELILALRQAVAKLESLERWKR from the coding sequence ATGAAATATTTTGATTATGCCGCGACAACTCCGCCTTTTGAAGAGGTGATTACAACCGTTGCCGAGGTAATGAGACGACATTATGGCAATCCGTCTTCCATGCATCGGTATGGAGAGAATGCGGATAAGTTGATCAAGCGCTCGCGCGAAGTATGCGCTGCAGCTTTGGGAGTATCTCCTGCGGAGATTGTCTTCACATCCGGGGCAACGGAAAGCAACAATCTTGCCGTTAAGGGGGCGGCTTTGCAGTATCAGACCAGAGGCAAGCATATCGTGACTGTATCGACAGAGCACCCGTCTGTGTATGAAGCTTGCAAACAGCTGACAAATTTGGGTTTTGAGGTTACTTTTTTACCTGTGGATGAGGGAGGTCATGTTAGTGCCGAACAGGTTTGCGCAGCTGTTCGTAAAGATACGATTTTAGTCAGTATCATGCATGTCAATAATGAGACAGGAAGGGTGCAACCGTTGCGAGATATCGGAGTTGCGCTGAAAAAGCGCTTCCCCCGTGTTCTATTTCATATTGACGGTGTACAGGGATTTGGCAAGTTGCCGGTTGATCTCCGGGGCTGGCAGGCTGATCTGTACAGCCTTTCGGCGCATAAGCTGCGTGGACCCAAAGGTGCTGGATTGCTATTCGTTCGGGAAGGCGTAGAGCTTTTCCCATTGCTTAGTGGTGGCTCTCAGGAGCAAGGGGTTCGTGCGGGTACCGAAAATGTACCACTGCTTGTCGGTATGTCCAAGGCAGTACGGCTAGCGGGCGAACGACAAGCAGAGACTGCACGGCGCATGATCGAGTGGAGAGAACGGGTGGCCGCAGAAGTGAAAACAATCCCACAACTGCGGCTGAACAGTGGGAAAGAAGCGCCGCATATTGTCCACTTTTCGTATCCGGGCATGAAGGCCGAGGTACTGCTGCATACGCTGGAGCAATTGGGTGTGGCAGTGTCCACCAAATCGGCTTGCTCTTCAAAATTAGCCGAGCCGAGCCGGGTGCTGTTGGCGATGGGCCGCAATGAGGCGGAAGCAGCCGGCGGCATACGTATCAGCTTTGGTGATGAACATACGGAACAGGATATCGACGAGCTCATACTTGCGCTTCGACAGGCTGTAGCCAAGCTGGAATCCCTTGAAAGGTGGAAACGTTAA
- a CDS encoding lytic transglycosylase domain-containing protein: MQIDPRVSKSMLDMQLLNNMSATTQTGTADAFSGLLEQVGQLETDNAVTRENSGDVTRDENGLLWLQLGPSRGTASSLAVYPASSNTATDGPTKATAYDSLINEASQKYGVPVALIKAVIDTESSFNPSVTSSAGAKGLMQLMDATAQGLGVSDPYDPAQNIDAGVRYLSYQIKRFNGQENMALAAYNAGPGRVQRLGVSSDEQLMSVLDKLPVETQRYISKIQNAREKYTI; encoded by the coding sequence ATGCAAATTGATCCGCGCGTGTCCAAATCCATGTTAGACATGCAGCTGTTAAATAATATGAGTGCTACGACCCAGACGGGTACAGCGGATGCTTTTTCTGGATTGCTGGAACAAGTAGGTCAGCTGGAAACAGATAATGCTGTCACTCGAGAAAATTCAGGCGATGTTACCAGAGATGAAAACGGTTTGCTCTGGCTTCAACTGGGACCATCGAGGGGAACGGCTTCGTCATTGGCAGTCTATCCTGCTTCTTCCAATACGGCAACGGATGGACCTACAAAAGCTACAGCGTATGATAGTTTGATTAATGAGGCAAGTCAGAAATACGGCGTCCCGGTAGCTTTGATTAAAGCAGTTATTGATACGGAATCTTCATTTAATCCATCGGTTACTTCTTCGGCTGGAGCCAAAGGACTTATGCAGTTGATGGACGCTACAGCTCAAGGTTTGGGAGTTAGTGACCCCTATGATCCTGCACAAAATATTGATGCTGGCGTACGCTATTTGTCTTACCAGATTAAACGTTTTAACGGACAGGAAAATATGGCGCTGGCTGCGTACAATGCAGGTCCCGGACGGGTACAGCGGCTTGGCGTAAGTAGTGATGAGCAGTTGATGTCTGTACTGGACAAGCTTCCGGTAGAAACGCAAAGATATATTTCCAAAATTCAGAATGCACGTGAAAAATATACCATTTAA
- a CDS encoding DUF1540 domain-containing protein has product MSQEAKPIVKCSVANCHYWGENNFCKADLIMIEVDGHAGKKFKEEYAGESFSSDERDKAATSAATCCHTFKPKSL; this is encoded by the coding sequence ATGAGCCAAGAGGCCAAGCCAATCGTAAAGTGCAGCGTAGCCAATTGCCATTATTGGGGAGAAAACAACTTTTGCAAGGCAGATTTGATCATGATTGAAGTAGACGGTCATGCCGGAAAAAAATTCAAAGAAGAGTATGCGGGGGAAAGCTTTAGTTCAGATGAACGTGATAAGGCTGCAACGTCTGCTGCAACCTGTTGCCACACCTTTAAGCCGAAGTCTCTGTAA
- a CDS encoding S8 family peptidase, whose amino-acid sequence MSRPKWLKPLFGAAAGVLLITLMLPSRDHRQTPQPQYTTKMVPQQEKQLKKGMLALDLSATDTLTRMDARQDIQYVMRELNGKTANQKRQFTHTLQQSHSHLHTLQWIHIRDGKTDTYTGNKAQTSLLNHPQIQSSLAAARRSVMQNKSYESAAFQVEGGKYFVMAEPSADGTCGVAALVSQQVLRDVEKHQRKNLRLIPYPKEGSYKIESVHPDTLHDITVKTGHDNENASHYFENEIVVRFRQNPDSRQLKEIAADLHCEPGRKLGYTYVFHSDKMNFKELKQYFSQKWNPLYAEPHYMYLTNEKAPINADSSIPNDLLFSRYQWNLPATETNRGWKLSKGSKDVIVAVVDTGVDLDHPDLKGQILSGHNVVNPSEKPYDDVGHGTHVAGIISALVNNGEGVAGMTWYNKVMPIKVLDQSGSGTTYSVAEGIIWAADHGAKVINLSLGNYAQASFLHDAIKYAYDKDVVLVAATGNDNTERPGYPAAYPEVFAVSATDSSMHRASFSNYGDYVDVMAPGASIASTYPGNQYAALSGTSMASPHVSALAALIRSVNPDLTNKEVMDLMRDSVIDLGTPGHDKYFGYGQIDVYKALKAAQRPYVPLQFYPQHFSDKLKSILKKLEA is encoded by the coding sequence ATGTCTCGGCCAAAATGGTTAAAACCCCTGTTCGGAGCAGCTGCCGGGGTGCTTCTGATCACACTGATGCTACCTTCACGCGATCACCGCCAAACACCACAGCCCCAATATACGACCAAGATGGTACCACAGCAGGAGAAGCAGCTTAAAAAAGGAATGTTGGCTTTGGACCTGTCCGCTACGGATACCCTCACACGGATGGACGCAAGACAAGATATTCAATACGTAATGCGGGAGCTGAATGGTAAAACTGCCAATCAGAAAAGACAGTTCACCCACACATTGCAGCAATCACACAGTCATCTTCATACGCTCCAGTGGATTCACATTAGGGACGGAAAGACTGACACCTACACAGGCAACAAAGCACAGACAAGTCTGCTGAACCACCCTCAAATTCAAAGCAGCTTGGCTGCGGCTCGTCGTTCCGTCATGCAAAATAAATCCTATGAATCGGCTGCTTTTCAAGTTGAGGGCGGTAAATATTTCGTCATGGCTGAACCATCGGCTGATGGAACATGCGGCGTTGCCGCCCTGGTCAGTCAGCAAGTATTGCGTGACGTGGAGAAGCATCAGCGCAAAAATTTGCGTTTAATTCCCTATCCAAAAGAAGGTAGCTACAAAATCGAATCCGTACATCCCGACACATTGCACGATATCACGGTCAAAACGGGTCACGACAACGAAAATGCAAGCCATTATTTTGAAAACGAAATTGTCGTTCGCTTCCGTCAGAATCCTGATTCACGACAATTGAAGGAAATTGCAGCAGATTTGCACTGTGAACCAGGCCGTAAGCTTGGTTATACTTATGTATTTCATTCGGATAAGATGAACTTTAAAGAGCTAAAGCAATACTTTTCACAAAAGTGGAACCCGCTTTATGCTGAGCCTCACTATATGTATCTAACCAATGAGAAAGCACCTATCAATGCCGACAGCTCTATTCCTAATGATCTGCTCTTTTCTCGCTATCAATGGAACCTGCCTGCTACCGAAACCAACAGAGGCTGGAAACTAAGCAAAGGCAGCAAAGATGTAATTGTCGCGGTTGTAGATACAGGAGTGGATTTGGATCACCCTGATCTAAAAGGCCAAATTCTTTCTGGGCATAACGTGGTAAACCCGTCTGAAAAGCCTTATGATGACGTCGGTCACGGAACGCATGTCGCCGGCATCATTTCTGCGCTCGTTAATAATGGTGAGGGAGTCGCCGGTATGACGTGGTACAACAAGGTCATGCCGATCAAGGTACTTGACCAATCTGGCTCCGGTACAACTTACTCGGTTGCAGAAGGTATTATATGGGCAGCTGATCACGGGGCCAAGGTCATCAATTTGAGTCTGGGCAACTATGCACAAGCTTCATTTTTACATGATGCGATCAAATATGCCTATGACAAAGATGTTGTATTAGTTGCAGCCACAGGCAATGATAATACAGAGCGACCCGGTTATCCAGCAGCGTACCCTGAAGTATTTGCCGTTTCCGCTACAGACTCTTCTATGCACCGCGCATCCTTTTCTAACTACGGCGATTATGTGGACGTCATGGCTCCAGGTGCAAGTATTGCCAGTACGTATCCTGGGAATCAATATGCTGCACTATCGGGTACTTCAATGGCCAGTCCACATGTATCAGCGTTAGCTGCCCTGATTCGATCCGTTAACCCTGATCTAACCAATAAAGAGGTAATGGATTTAATGAGAGACAGCGTAATTGATTTGGGCACACCAGGGCATGACAAATATTTTGGGTATGGTCAAATCGACGTGTATAAAGCATTGAAAGCAGCACAGCGTCCCTATGTTCCCCTGCAATTCTATCCACAGCACTTCAGTGACAAGTTGAAATCCATATTAAAGAAACTGGAAGCCTAG
- a CDS encoding PLP-dependent aminotransferase family protein, whose product MHIDLSRNSSVKLYLQITKTLADRIQSGLLPQGTKLPSIRHLSSLLAVSPVTVSKAYAELESMNLVTCTQGKGCYVAEASVPIYHEGTQDLSWQMSLIDYLPRAQLWRNFNHSREATYSFHIAAIQPELLPTREIIADTHRLSSENSDVMAAYGTFEGDLELREVFADHLSERGIPIVAEQLLVTSGAQQGIDLVARTFVGPGDVVYMEAPTYTGAIDVFTSRGAKVIMIPMDEEGMRIDILTRLCDTHPPKLIYTIPTFHNPTGVTLTMARRTQLLDLAQSYHCLIVEDDPFSDLYYKTKPPLSIKAHDQSGHVVYIKSFSKTVAPGCRIACVAATGSVMDRLVAAKSTTDLGSPLLTQKTLLPFLRNRLDQHFVSLREQIRDRLTVALNTLQRYAPPEVTWYAPEGGLNVWIKLPSMVDIPELERVADREGISFLPGAVCYAGGMDSNHIRISFSYTDKETLKSGLRKLCNLLGDILDHSVIVERKPIL is encoded by the coding sequence ATGCATATTGATCTCAGCCGCAACAGCAGTGTCAAGTTATATTTACAGATTACCAAAACATTAGCGGATCGCATTCAGTCAGGGCTACTACCTCAGGGTACCAAGCTTCCCTCTATCCGTCATCTGTCCAGTCTGCTTGCGGTGAGTCCTGTAACTGTAAGCAAGGCGTATGCCGAACTGGAGTCCATGAATCTGGTTACGTGTACACAGGGAAAAGGTTGCTATGTGGCGGAAGCTTCAGTACCGATTTATCATGAGGGGACGCAGGATTTGTCTTGGCAGATGTCGTTGATCGATTATTTGCCGCGTGCACAGTTATGGAGAAACTTTAACCATAGCCGAGAGGCTACCTATTCTTTTCATATAGCGGCAATACAGCCGGAGCTTCTTCCCACGCGCGAAATCATCGCAGATACTCACCGTTTATCCTCTGAAAATTCCGATGTAATGGCTGCATATGGAACTTTTGAAGGTGATTTAGAACTAAGAGAAGTGTTCGCAGACCACTTGAGTGAACGCGGTATACCTATAGTGGCAGAGCAACTGCTTGTGACCAGCGGAGCTCAACAGGGGATTGACCTGGTGGCGCGTACGTTTGTTGGCCCGGGAGATGTGGTCTACATGGAAGCTCCTACCTATACTGGGGCCATTGATGTGTTCACTAGTCGTGGTGCCAAAGTAATTATGATTCCGATGGACGAGGAGGGTATGCGGATTGATATTTTGACACGTCTCTGTGATACCCATCCCCCAAAATTGATCTATACCATACCTACCTTTCATAATCCTACCGGCGTAACCTTGACGATGGCCAGACGCACGCAATTACTGGATCTGGCTCAAAGTTATCACTGTCTCATTGTTGAGGATGATCCATTTTCCGATCTGTATTACAAAACTAAACCCCCACTCTCTATTAAGGCGCATGATCAGTCCGGGCATGTTGTCTATATCAAAAGTTTCAGCAAAACCGTTGCTCCTGGTTGCCGCATAGCTTGTGTAGCGGCAACTGGGAGTGTAATGGATCGTTTGGTGGCTGCCAAGTCAACTACGGATTTAGGAAGTCCTCTATTAACGCAAAAAACACTGCTACCTTTTCTCAGGAATCGACTTGACCAGCATTTTGTTTCATTGCGAGAACAAATTCGAGATCGTCTAACAGTCGCATTGAATACACTCCAGCGCTATGCTCCGCCAGAAGTTACCTGGTATGCTCCTGAAGGTGGTCTCAATGTATGGATTAAACTTCCCTCTATGGTGGATATTCCAGAATTGGAGCGGGTAGCTGACCGTGAAGGCATTTCCTTTTTGCCTGGTGCGGTGTGCTATGCAGGTGGTATGGATAGTAATCATATCCGTATTTCTTTTTCGTATACGGACAAGGAAACACTTAAATCAGGTCTGCGCAAGCTATGTAATTTGTTGGGCGATATTCTTGATCATTCGGTCATTGTGGAACGAAAGCCTATTTTATAA
- a CDS encoding TerC family protein, producing MEHVILLLKILMINLVLSGDNAVVIAMASKNLPARQRSQAIWWGAVGAVLLRCVLTFVAVILLGIPFIQAAGGLLLLWIAFKLLYENDDHVGVRAETTIWKAIQVILLADFVMSLDNVLAIAALANGDIAIIVIGIAISIPIVVWGSNVIAIWLHRFPILVLLGSAILAFTAGEMLLRDPKLGIWLADLGEVIHAWLPVLLAAAVVIAGIYRQLRPRHI from the coding sequence ATGGAGCATGTCATTTTGCTATTGAAAATATTAATGATTAATTTGGTGCTAAGCGGTGATAATGCAGTTGTTATAGCCATGGCGAGCAAAAACTTGCCTGCAAGGCAAAGAAGTCAAGCGATATGGTGGGGGGCTGTCGGCGCGGTCCTGCTGCGCTGTGTGTTGACTTTTGTAGCTGTCATTTTGCTGGGCATACCCTTTATTCAGGCGGCGGGCGGTTTACTTCTGTTATGGATTGCATTTAAGCTGCTGTATGAGAATGATGATCATGTGGGAGTAAGAGCGGAAACAACCATATGGAAAGCAATACAAGTGATACTATTAGCAGACTTTGTGATGAGTCTAGATAACGTATTAGCTATTGCAGCTCTAGCCAATGGGGACATTGCTATTATAGTCATTGGTATTGCAATTAGTATTCCGATTGTCGTCTGGGGCAGCAACGTGATAGCAATCTGGCTTCATCGGTTCCCGATCCTTGTTCTGCTGGGATCTGCCATCCTGGCCTTTACGGCGGGAGAAATGCTACTGCGTGATCCCAAATTGGGCATATGGTTAGCAGACTTGGGTGAGGTTATACATGCATGGTTACCGGTCTTGTTGGCAGCAGCAGTTGTCATTGCAGGAATATATCGGCAGCTACGGCCCCGTCATATTTGA
- a CDS encoding YpuI family protein — protein sequence MSAVNVQKLCESAQERLKTAVKRVETFLNEHALPQLAVDANEESVLFYKGFLSDLRHVLVFSEVSYEKLGVALRRANFDVDFAEKALYNVYHDCVNSFFYPKNETYAEDGRYAYTGQDAIRFRKTPVPAAREVIMDITKNFEELRDDLTYYESDYLTQRRMQTRRTHA from the coding sequence ATGTCAGCAGTCAACGTACAAAAATTATGTGAGTCGGCGCAGGAAAGACTGAAAACTGCCGTGAAACGTGTGGAAACATTCCTCAATGAGCATGCTCTGCCGCAACTGGCTGTGGATGCTAATGAGGAGTCCGTACTTTTTTACAAAGGTTTTTTGTCGGATCTCCGCCATGTCCTTGTTTTTTCCGAAGTATCCTATGAAAAGCTAGGTGTGGCTTTGCGCCGTGCCAACTTTGACGTCGATTTTGCGGAAAAGGCATTGTATAACGTATACCATGACTGCGTGAACAGCTTTTTTTATCCCAAAAATGAAACTTACGCAGAGGACGGACGCTATGCTTATACGGGACAAGATGCTATCCGCTTCCGTAAAACGCCAGTGCCAGCCGCCCGCGAAGTGATCATGGACATTACGAAAAACTTTGAAGAATTGCGTGATGATCTGACTTATTATGAAAGTGATTATTTGACACAGCGCCGGATGCAGACTCGTCGTACTCATGCCTAA